In Prunus dulcis chromosome 1, ALMONDv2, whole genome shotgun sequence, the following are encoded in one genomic region:
- the LOC117617210 gene encoding F-box/kelch-repeat protein At3g06240-like has translation MKQIVHGLACASSGSCPVSIHNLSTRESIQLPHAKREYNKFATYHFGLSPLTNEYKVLQIFQRFRPKTPRKLDIQFNVFTLGTDSSWRPLQVDPGHLLFDALSYAFETNVRCSASVCVNGAIHWMYERQKLIVVFEVREETFRVVPLPQDYTQEFGQDNHEYKRITDDYGQADASIIEVGGCVGVYADKSWKQNKVVQ, from the coding sequence ATGAAGCAGATTGTCCATGGCCTGGCTTGTGCATCCTCTGGCTCTTGCCCTGTTTCCATACATAACCTTAGCACTCGAGAGTCCATCCAACTTCCTCATGCAAAACGAGAATACAATAAATTCGCTACATATCACTTCGGGTTGAGTCCACTTACCAATGAGTATAAGGTTCTCCAGATCTTCCAACGATTTCGTCCCAAAACACCTAGAAAATTGGATATTCAGTTCAACGTATTCACGCTAGGCACGGATTCTTCGTGGAGGCCATTGCAGGTAGACCCTGGCCATCTTCTTTTTGATGCTCTAAGTTACGCCTTTGAGACAAACGTGAGATGTAGTGCAAGTGTGTGCGTCAATGGGGCCATACACTGGATGTACGAGAGGCAGAAATTGATAGTGGTATTTGAGGTTAGAGAGGAGACATTCAGGGTGGTGCCACTACCCCAAGATTATACTCAAGAGTTTGGTCAAGATAATCATGAATACAAACGCATTACTGATGATTATGGCCAGGCCGATGCAAGTATAATTGAGGTGGGAGGATGTGTGGGCGTGTATGCTGACAAGTCGTGGAAACAGAACAAGGTAGTGCAATAG
- the LOC117614648 gene encoding uncharacterized hydrolase YugF, translating into MLSLTGGSTPSIAAKCTIQRGFRVRSVSGFPSFLPKEVEKIKDPFARKLAARIERLPVSFGENCVMSSCVKPLVQSNTSPVVLLHGFDSSCLEWRYTYPLLEEAGLETWAVDILGWGFSDLERLPSCNVASKRDHFFQLWKSYIKKPMILVGPSLGAAVAIDFAVNHPEAVDRLVLIDASVYTEGTGDLASMPKMLAYAGVSLLKSLPLRFYVNFLCFSGISLSTNLDWTNVGRLHCLFPWWEDATVDFMMSGGYNVSAQIEQVKQKTLIIWGEDDQIISSKLGVRLHCELPNAVIRQIPDCGHIPHVEKPSSVAKMIVELVQQDQYKEIQCISQI; encoded by the exons ATGCTAAGTCTCACAGGCGGCTCTACACCATCCATTGCCGCGAAATGCACTATCCAAAGAGGCTTCAGGGTCCGGTCCGTTTCTGGGTTCCCTTCTTTCCTTCCCAAAGAGGTCGAAAAGATCAAAGACCCTTTCGCTCGAAAGCTCGCTGCACGAATCGAAAGGCTGCCT GTGAGCTTTGGAGAAAATTGTGTGATGAGTAGTTGTGTGAAGCCATTGGTACAGAGCAACACAAGTCCAGTGGTTCTTCTCCATGGTTTTGACAG CTCCTGTTTAGAATGGAGATACACTTATCCATTGCTTGAGGAAGCTGGCTTGGAGACTTGGGCTGTTGACATTCTTGGCTGGGGTTTCTCTGATTTGG AAAGACTTCCCTCCTGCAATGTGGCCTCTAAGCGTGACCATTTTTTCCAG CTTTGGAAATCCTACATCAAAAAGCCAATGATATTGGTTGGACCAAGCCTTGGTGCTGCTGTTGCAATTGACTTTGCAGTCAACCATCCAGAAGCT GTCGACAGGCTGGTTTTGATTGATGCAAGTGTGTATACAGAAGGCACTGGAGATCTAGCAAGCATGCCTAAAATGTTAGCCTATGCTGGA GTATCTTTATTGAAGAGTCTCCCACTGCGCTTCTATGTAAACTTTTTGTGCTTCAGTGGCATATCACTCAGTACCAATTTAGATTGGACTAAT GTGGGCCGCTTGCATTGTCTGTTTCCTTGGTGGGAGGATGCAACTGTGGATTTCATGATGAGTGGGGGTTATAATGTTAGTGCCCAGATAGAACAG GTAAAACAGAAGACTCTTATCATATGGGGTGAGGATGACCAGATTATTAGCAGCAAGCTTGGAGTG AGATTGCACTGTGAACTGCCAAATGCAGTTATACGACAAATACCAGATTGCGGACACATTCCTCATGTGGAAAAACCAAGCTCTGTTGCTAAAATGATTGTGGAATTGGTTCAACAAGATCAGTACAAAGAGATTCAATGtatttctcaaatttga
- the LOC117615041 gene encoding erlin-2-B, whose amino-acid sequence MDPQQQRPGAPHHRPQPPAPGGGGDSSAVLFVLFGFLAIFALTMLPSTSLSILHQVPEGHVGVYWRGGALLKTITDPGFHLKLPLVTQFEPVQVTLQTDQVRDIPCGTKGGVMINFEKIEVVNRLRKEFVYETLLNYGVQYDNTWIYDKIHHEINQFCSSHSLQEVYIDVFDQIDEKMKEALQGDCTRYAPGIEIINVRVTKPAIPESIRRNFEQMEEERTKVLIAIERQRVVEKEAETKKKMAISEAEKNANVSKILMEQKLTEKDSSRRQAEIENQMYTAREKSLADADFYKVMREAEANKLKLTPQFLELKFIEAIADNTKIFFGDKVPNMVLDQRLLGNFLQVSKEVSKEVNSESGSGEDNPEVQFV is encoded by the exons ATGGATCCACAGCAGCAGAGACCAGGAGCTCCACATCATCGTCCTCAGCCTCCGGCTCCAGGCGGAGGTGGCGATTCTTCGGCCGTTCTCTTCGTACTCTTCGGTTTCCTAGCCATCTTCGCCTTG ACGATGCTTCCATCAACATCATTATCCATTCTTCACCAAGTTCCAGAAGGTCATGTCGGGGTATATTGGAGAGGAGGTGCACTTCTGAAGACTATTACTGATCCAG gtTTTCATCTCAAGCTGCCCTTGGTAACCCAGTTTGAACCTGTTCAAGTCACCCTTCAGACTGATCAG GTGAGGGATATTCCATGTGGTACAAAAGGAGGTGTCATGATCAATTTTGAGAAGATAGAG GTTGTAAACCGGCTTCGTAAAGAATTTGTGTATGAGACACTTCTCAATTATGGTGTGCAATATGACAACACGTGGATATATGACAAAATTCATCATGAGATCAATCAGTTCTGCAGCTCACATTCTCTTCAAGAAGTATACATTGATGTGTTCGATCAG ATTGATGAAAAGATGAAAGAAGCTCTTCAGGGTGACTGTACACGTTATGCTCCAGGAATTGAAATTATCAATGTACGTGTTACAAAGCCTGCCATCCCAGAGAGTATAAGACGCAACTTTGAACAAATGGAAGAGGAACGGACTAAG GTCTTAATTGCTatagagagacagagagtgGTGGAGAAAGAGGCAGAaaccaagaagaagatggcTATCAGTGAGGCTGAGAAGAATGCCAATGTGAGCAAGATTCTCATGGAACAAAAGTTAACGGAGAAGGACAGTTCCAGGAGGCAGGCGGAAATCGAAAATCAGATGTATACAGCGAGGGAAAAGAGCCTTGCGGATGCTGATTTCTATAAAGTAATGAGAGAAGCTGAAGCAAACAAGTTGAAGCTTACTCCACAATTTCTTGAGCTTAAATTCATCGAGGCCATAGCTGACaataccaaaattttctttggagaCAAG GTACCTAATATGGTTTTGGATCAGAGGTTGCTGGGGAACTTCTTGCAGGTTTCCAAAGAAGTTTCCAAGGAAGTTAACTCAGAATCTGGCTCTGGGGAGGATAATCCTGAAGTTCAATTTGTCTGA
- the LOC117634395 gene encoding ureide permease 2-like isoform X1 — translation MRKTNSGVPQNWFCSAMDLSAVPLLIFLPSEWNFSSGLNMYVVESKGGAIACMLLALIFLGTWPAILTLLERRGRLPQHTYLDYSITNFLAAILIALTFGQIGNSTPEMPNFLTQLSQDNWPCVLFAMTGGVVLSLGNLSTQYAWAFVGLSVTEVITSSITVVIGTTFNYFLDDKINRADILFPGVGCFLIAVCLGAAVHSSNAADNKVKLDSLSSDHIDAVKVSNTSMIPNEAASKDLENGNDPAQKAKAGTAGFLVQLENRRSIKVFGKSTFIGLGITFFAGVCFSLFSPAFNLATNDQWNTLKTGVPHLVVYTAFFYFSLSCFVLAIILNITFLYHPVLGSPKTSFQAYLRDWNGRGWALLAGLLCGFGNGLQFMGGQAAGYAAADAVQALPLVSTFWGVLLFGEYRKSSRRTYILLFSMLFMFITAIAVLMASSGHRK, via the exons ATGAGAAAAACCAATTCTGGTGTTCCTCAGAATTGGTTTTGCTCTGCTATG GATCTCTCTGCTGTTCCTCTGCTGATTTTTTTACCATCTGAGTGGAATTTTTCAAGTGGGTTAAATATGTATGTGGTGGAAAGCAAAGGAGGTGCTATAGCATGCATGCTACTTGCCTTGATCTTCTTGGGCACATGGCCTGCTATCCTCACTCTCCTGGAACGACGAGGCCGGCTTCCTCAGCATACTTATCTGGATTATTCAATCACAAATTTCTTGGCTGCTATACTTATTGCTTTAACATTTGGTCAGATAGGCAATAGCACACCTGAGATGCCAAATTTTTTAACTCAACTTTCACAG GATAATTGGCCCTGTGTTTTGTTTGCAATGACGGGCGGAGTGGTCCTCAGCCTCGGAAATCTTTCCACACAGTATGCTTGGGCTTTTGTTGGTTTGTCAGTGACAGAAGTGATCACTTCAAGCATCACCGTTGTCATAG GCACAACCTTTAACTATTTCTTAGATGATAAAATTAATAGAGCCGATATTCTTTTTCCCGGGGTCGGTTGCTTCTTGATTGCTGTTTGTCTTGGCGCTGCTGTTCACTCATCCAATGCAGCTGATAACAAAGTAAAACTTGACAGCTTGTCTAGTGATCACATAGATGCAGTGAA GGTTTCCAATACTTCCATGATCCCAAATGAGG CTGCGTCGAAGGATCTGGAGAACGGAAATGACCCTGCTCAGAAGGCCAAGGCTGGAACTGCAGGTTTTCTTGTACAGCTTGAGAACAGAAGATCAATTAAG GTTTTTGGGAAGAGCACTTTTATTGGATTGGGAATAACTTTCTTCGCCGGAGTTtgcttttctctcttctcgcCTGCATTCAACTTGGCCACAAATGACCAGTGGAACACTTTGAAGACAGGAGTTCCTCATTTGGTTGTTTATACTGCGTTTTTCTACTTCTCATTATCTTGCTTTGTCCTTGCCATCATTCTAAACATCACCTTCCTTTACCACCCTGTACTGGGCTCACCCAAAACATCCTTCCAAGCTTATCTGAGAGATTGGAATGGTAGGGGCTGGGCCCTTTTGGCTGGTCTCCTATGTGGATTTGGCAATGGTCTCCAGTTTATGGGAGGTCAAGCTGCAGGATATGCAGCAGCTGATGCAGTTCAG GCACTTCCACTGGTGAGCACTTTTTGGGGCGTCCTTCTGTTTGGAGAGTACCGAAAATCATCCCGAAGAACATATATATTGCTTTTCAGCATGTTGTTTATGTTTATTACGGCTATTGCAGTCCTTATGGCATCATCAGGGCATCGCAAGTGA
- the LOC117634395 gene encoding ureide permease 2-like isoform X2, translating into MYVVESKGGAIACMLLALIFLGTWPAILTLLERRGRLPQHTYLDYSITNFLAAILIALTFGQIGNSTPEMPNFLTQLSQDNWPCVLFAMTGGVVLSLGNLSTQYAWAFVGLSVTEVITSSITVVIGTTFNYFLDDKINRADILFPGVGCFLIAVCLGAAVHSSNAADNKVKLDSLSSDHIDAVKVSNTSMIPNEAASKDLENGNDPAQKAKAGTAGFLVQLENRRSIKVFGKSTFIGLGITFFAGVCFSLFSPAFNLATNDQWNTLKTGVPHLVVYTAFFYFSLSCFVLAIILNITFLYHPVLGSPKTSFQAYLRDWNGRGWALLAGLLCGFGNGLQFMGGQAAGYAAADAVQALPLVSTFWGVLLFGEYRKSSRRTYILLFSMLFMFITAIAVLMASSGHRK; encoded by the exons ATGTATGTGGTGGAAAGCAAAGGAGGTGCTATAGCATGCATGCTACTTGCCTTGATCTTCTTGGGCACATGGCCTGCTATCCTCACTCTCCTGGAACGACGAGGCCGGCTTCCTCAGCATACTTATCTGGATTATTCAATCACAAATTTCTTGGCTGCTATACTTATTGCTTTAACATTTGGTCAGATAGGCAATAGCACACCTGAGATGCCAAATTTTTTAACTCAACTTTCACAG GATAATTGGCCCTGTGTTTTGTTTGCAATGACGGGCGGAGTGGTCCTCAGCCTCGGAAATCTTTCCACACAGTATGCTTGGGCTTTTGTTGGTTTGTCAGTGACAGAAGTGATCACTTCAAGCATCACCGTTGTCATAG GCACAACCTTTAACTATTTCTTAGATGATAAAATTAATAGAGCCGATATTCTTTTTCCCGGGGTCGGTTGCTTCTTGATTGCTGTTTGTCTTGGCGCTGCTGTTCACTCATCCAATGCAGCTGATAACAAAGTAAAACTTGACAGCTTGTCTAGTGATCACATAGATGCAGTGAA GGTTTCCAATACTTCCATGATCCCAAATGAGG CTGCGTCGAAGGATCTGGAGAACGGAAATGACCCTGCTCAGAAGGCCAAGGCTGGAACTGCAGGTTTTCTTGTACAGCTTGAGAACAGAAGATCAATTAAG GTTTTTGGGAAGAGCACTTTTATTGGATTGGGAATAACTTTCTTCGCCGGAGTTtgcttttctctcttctcgcCTGCATTCAACTTGGCCACAAATGACCAGTGGAACACTTTGAAGACAGGAGTTCCTCATTTGGTTGTTTATACTGCGTTTTTCTACTTCTCATTATCTTGCTTTGTCCTTGCCATCATTCTAAACATCACCTTCCTTTACCACCCTGTACTGGGCTCACCCAAAACATCCTTCCAAGCTTATCTGAGAGATTGGAATGGTAGGGGCTGGGCCCTTTTGGCTGGTCTCCTATGTGGATTTGGCAATGGTCTCCAGTTTATGGGAGGTCAAGCTGCAGGATATGCAGCAGCTGATGCAGTTCAG GCACTTCCACTGGTGAGCACTTTTTGGGGCGTCCTTCTGTTTGGAGAGTACCGAAAATCATCCCGAAGAACATATATATTGCTTTTCAGCATGTTGTTTATGTTTATTACGGCTATTGCAGTCCTTATGGCATCATCAGGGCATCGCAAGTGA
- the LOC117634422 gene encoding protein root UVB sensitive 3: protein MEVSSSTSEVIVEEWSGSSSTKLSRTATITAFPSLSIQRSGSRFHHLWRRILEAFVPEGFPSSVTPDYVSFQVWDLLQGLSTYIRTMLSTQALLSAIGVGEKSATVIGATFQWFLRDLTGMLGGILFTFYQGSNLDSNAKMWRLVADLMNDLGMLMDLVSPLFPSAFVFVVCLGSISRSFTGVASGATRAALTQHFALQSNAADISAKEGSQETVATMVGMALGMLLARITMGHPLTIWFSFLSLTMFHMYANYMAVRCLALNSLNPQRCSILLQHFMRTGQVLSPEQVSKMEHILPVWASSWSSKKTELIHVRVSLGVRVSSLNHLELRDLLHFAGSHYKKAKYLLMERKGNICIVMHKDSTATDVLQSFLHANAMANLIDKHRILHSESQTWMDKHYEEFIQKLKVSGWKTERLLSPTIVWKANWICGSSDEKID, encoded by the exons ATGGAAGtatcatcatcaacatcggaGGTTATAGTGGAAGAATGGAGTGGCTCATCTTCCACCAAACTCTCCAGAACTGCCACCATAACCGCGTTTCCTTCACTCTCTATCCAAAG ATCCGGTAGCCGGTTCCACCATCTTTGGCGGCGAATTCTTGAAGCATTTGTACCCGAG GGCTTTCCCAGCAGTGTAACTCCGGATTACGTCTCTTTTCAAGTCTGGGATTTACTCCAG GGTCTTTCTACTTACATAAGGACCATGCTTTCTACACAA GCTCTACTGAGTGCTATTGGGGTCGGTGAGAAATCGGCTACAGTAATTGGTGCCACCTTTCAG TGGTTCTTGAGAGACCTAACTGGAATGCTGGGAGGTATCTTATTCACATTCTATCAG GGCTCAAATCTGGATAGCAATGCCAAAATGTGGCGCTTAGTTGCAGACCTTATGAATGATCTTG GAATGTTGATGGACCTTGTTTCACCTTTGTTTCCATCagcttttgtgtttgttgtttgtttaGGAAGCATATCAAGATCATTCA CTGGTGTTGCAAGTGGAGCTACTAGAGCTGCTTTGACACAACATTTTGCTCTTCAGAGTAATGCTGCAGATATATCTGCTAAG GAGGGAAGTCAAGAGACAGTGGCAACAATGGTTGGTATGGCGCTGGGTATGCTTCTTGCTCGCATTACTATGGGACACCCACTAACTatttggttttcatttttgtcgCTCACCATGTTCCATATGTATG CAAACTACATGGCTGTTCGGTGCCTTGCATTAAATTCTTTGAACCCTCAGAGGTGCTCAATTCTTTTGCAGCATTTTATGAGAACTGGCCAAG TTCTCTCCCCTGAGCAGGTCTCTAAGATGGAGCACATTTTACCTGTATGGGCATCTTCATGGAGctcaaagaaaacagagttaaTACACGTGAGAGTATCTTTAGGTGTCAGAGTATCCTCACTAAATCACCTGGAACT GAGGGACTTATTACATTTTGCGGGATCTCATTATAAGAAAG CCAAGTACTTGCTAATGGAGAGGAAAGGAAACATCTGCATTGTTATGCACAAAGATTCAACTGCCACAGATGTCTTGCAGTCATTTTTACATGCAAATGCTATGGCAAATCTTATAGATAAACACCGAATTCTACATTCTGAAAGCCAAACATGGATGGATAAACACTATGAAGAATTTATCCAGAAG TTAAAGGTATCGGGTTGGAAAACAGAACGTCTTTTATCACCTACAATCGTCTGGAAGGCAAATTGGATCTGTGGGTCTTCAGATGAGAAGATTGACTAG
- the LOC117615603 gene encoding pentatricopeptide repeat-containing protein At1g69290: MWRKALTLLPHRPFSSTPEIPTLYSFLQPSVFALKRDLPPSQKSHSDLPTPPPKTLAPDHITTLETTLHKSLITHNTDEAWKSFKTLTGSSAFPSKSLTNSLITHLSSLGDIHNLKRAFATVVYVVEKNPGFLDFETVGTLLDAMKCANTAAPAFALIKSVFKNRFFLPFSVWGNVLIEISRKNGNFVAFLRVFEENCRIALDEKLESMKPDLAACNAALEGCCRELESVSDAEKVVETMAVLGVRPDESSFGFLAYLYALKGLEEKITELEGLMGGFGFSNKRVFQSNLINGYVKSGKLESVSATILRILREGDGEFLNLGEETYCEVVKGYLMSASVKELATLIIEAQKLESSTVVVDRSVGYGIVNACVHIGLSDKAHGILDEMNAQGGSLGLGVYVPILKAYCKEHRTAEATQLVMDVSNSGLQLDTGTYDALIESSMSSQDFQSAFSLYRDMREARISDLKGSYLTIMTGLMENHRPELMAAFLDEVVEDPRIEVGTHDWNSIIHAFCKAGRLEDARRTFRRMIFLQHKPNEQTYLSLISGYVSVEKYFCVLMLWHEVKRNVSVDGEKGIKFDHNMVDAFLYALVKGGFFDAVMQVVEKSQEMKVFVDKWRYKQAFMETHKKLKVSKLRKRNFRKMEALVAFKNWAGLNA; this comes from the coding sequence ATGTGGAGAAAAGCTCTCACTTTGCTTCCGCACAGACCCTTTTCATCAACCCCTGAAATCCCAACCCTCTACTCCTTCCTCCAACCCTCAGTCTTTGCCCTTAAGAGGGACCTACCACCCTCCCAGAAATCTCACAGTGACCTCCCAACCCCGcctcccaaaaccctagccccagacCACATAACCACCCTAGAGACCACCCTCCACAAGTCCCTTATAACCCACAACACTGATGAGGCATGGAAGTCCTTCAAGACTCTCACAGGCAGCTCTGCCTTCCCGAGTAAGTCCCTCACTAATTCTCTCATCACCCATTTGTCCTCACTCGGGGACATTCACAACCTCAAGCGGGCTTTTGCTACGGTAGTTTATGTCGTGGAGAAAAACCCAGGATTCTTAGATTTTGAAACTGTTGGGACTTTGTTGGATGCTATGAAATGTGCCAATACTGCTGCACCTGCTTTTGCTTTGATTAAAAGTGTGTTCAAGAACAGGTTTTTCTTGCCATTTAGTGTATGGGGCAATGTTCTCATTGAAATTAGTAGGAAAAATGGTAACTTTGTTGCGTTTTTACGGGTTTTTGAAGAGAATTGTAGGATTGCCTTGGATGAGAAGTTGGAGTCCATGAAACCGGATTTGGCCGCTTGTAATGCAGCGTTGGAGGGTTGTTGTCGTGAACTTGAATCGGTTAGTGATGCCGAAAAAGTTGTTGAAACAATGGCGGTTTTGGGTGTTCGGCCTGACGAATCgagttttggttttcttgctTATTTGTATGCATTGAAGGGTCTTGAGGAAAAGATAACTGAGCTAGAGGGACTGATGGGTGGGTTTGGTTTTTCAAATAAAAGGGTGTTTCAGAGTAATTTGATTAATGGCTATGTTAAGTCAGGCAAATTAGAATCTGTTTCAGCAACTATTCTGCGTATTCTCAGAGAAGGAGATGGAGAATTTTTGAATCTGGGTGAAGAAACTTATTGTGAAGTTGTCAAAGGATATCTTATGAGTGCAAGTGTGAAAGAGTTGGCGACTTTGATCATTGAAGCTCAAAAGTTAGAGTCTTCAACAGTCGTGGTAGATAGATCAGTTGGGTATGGTATTGTTAATGCTTGTGTTCATATTGGATTATCAGATAAGGCACACGGCATTCTTGATGAAATGAATGCTCAGGGAGGTTCCTTGGGGCTTGGTGTGTATGTGCCTATTTTGAAGGCTTATTGCAAAGAGCATAGAACTGCTGAAGCCACTCAACTGGTCATGGATGTTAGTAATTCTGGGCTTCAGTTAGATACGGGGACATATGATGCTCTAATAGAATCATCCATGTCAAGTCAAGATTTTCAATCGGCTTTTTCTTTGTATAGGGACATGAGGGAAGCAAGAATATCTGACTTAAAGGGGAGTTACTTAACAATAATGACAGGTTTAATGGAGAATCATAGGCCAGAGTTAATGGCTGCCTTCTTAGATGAGGTTGTTGAGGATCCTCGAATTGAAGTGGGTACCCATGACTGGAATTCCATTATTCATGCCTTTTGTAAAGCTGGGCGTCTAGAAGATGCGAGGAGGACTTTTAGAAGGATGATATTCTTGCAGCATAAGCCTAATGAACAGACATATTTATCGTTAATTAGTGGGTATGTTTCTGTGGAGAAATATTTCTGTGTTCTGATGCTATGGCATGAGGTGAAGAGAAATGTTTCAGTTGATGGAGAAAAGGGGATTAAATTTGACCACAACATGGTTGATGCATTCCTATATGCTCTTGTTAAGGGAGGCTTTTTTGATGCGGTAATGCAAGTTGTTGAGAAATCTCAAGAGATGAAAGTCTTTGTGGATAAGTGGAGGTACAAACAGGCATTCATGGAAACCCATAAGAAGCTTAAAGTGTCAAAGTTGAGAAAGAGGAATTTCAGGAAAATGGAAGCACTTGTTGCTTTCAAGAATTGGGCTGGTCTGAATGCATGA
- the LOC117617217 gene encoding uncharacterized protein LOC117617217: MPSALETLLLITIFLLLPLHAVSSTIHAGHAIPINGLCHDTCGTIPVKFPFGTGFGCGHPDFVRYIKCSSGTLQFSTGTGIYTISSIDYNSSTIVVTDPLMSTCSSMQNSGGFSLDRTSPFTIREENIFVLLGCSTTSPVFDPNEDLCDTGSGSRVCRGLYSCKGVAGIGLQQNAPISTCCVYDSQVGVGSGYALVLPKLQCSSYTSIYEFGDEGDPMKWKFGISLQYNDSYYTNACKDCEASEGLCGFSGLDQSFACICQNGVNTTRSCFEQGYALSGAVELEVQIKTIIGGLLVSGVLLLTRNR, translated from the exons ATGCCATCTGCCTTAGAAACCTTGCTTCTGATCACCATTTTTCTCTTGCTTCCTCTCCACGCCGTCTCATCCACCATCCATGCAGGCCATGCCATTCCTATCAACGGCCTCTGTCATGACACATGCGGCACAATCCCAGTAAAGTTCCCATTTGGCACTGGATTTGGCTGTGGCCACCCTGACTTTGTTAGATACATCAAATGCAGCTCAGGAACACTTCAATTCTCTACCGGAACTGGTATCTACACCATTTCCTCTATAGACTACAACAGTAGCACCATTGTTGTCACAGACCCGCTTATGTCAACATGCTCTTCTATGCAAAATTCAGGTGGCTTCAGCTTAGACAGGACCAGTCCTTTCACTATAAGAGAGGAGAACATCTTTGTTCTACTTGGCTGCTCAACGACATCCCCTGTGTTTGATCCCAATGAAGATTTGTGTGACACCGGGTCGGGCTCCCGGGTGTGCAGAGGGTTGTACTCTTGCAAGGGGGTGGCTGGCATTGGGTTGCAACAGAACGCACCAATTTCCACTTGTTGTGTTTATGACTCTCAAGTTGGGGTTGGCTCAGGTTATGCATTGGTTCTCCCAAAGCTCCAATGCTCTTCATACACATCAATTTATGAGTTTGGGGATGAAGGGGATCCAATGAAatggaaatttggaatttcTCTGCAATATAATGATTCTTATTACACCAATGCCTGCAAGGATTGTGAGGCAAGTGAGGGCTTGTGTGGCTTTTCTGGTTTGGACCAGTCATTCGCTTGTATTTGCCAGAATGGGGTTAACACCACCAGAAGTTGCTTTGAGCAAG GGTATGCTTTGAGTGGGGCAGTGGAACTCGAAGTTCaaattaaaaccattattGGAG GACTTTTGGTCTCGGGGGTGTTACTATTGACAAGGAACAGATAG